The following are encoded in a window of Vigna unguiculata cultivar IT97K-499-35 chromosome 8, ASM411807v1, whole genome shotgun sequence genomic DNA:
- the LOC114193889 gene encoding probable polyamine transporter At3g13620, translating to MGVQETPSATATATAAKVKKLTLIPLIFLIYFEVAGGPYGEEPAVKAAGPLLALLGFLIFPIVWGVPEALITAELTTAYPGNGGFVLWAERAFGPFWGSVMGTWKFLSVCINIASFPVLCIEYVQKYFPVLRSGWPRQVAVIASTLALSFLNYTGLTIVGNVAVLLAVVSLCPFVLMSLIAIPRIKPHRWVSLGQKGVKKDWNTYFNTLFWNLNFWDSVSTLAGEVDKPNKTFPLALFVAIIFICASYLIPLFAVIGAVSVDQRQWETGFLAQAAEMIAGKWLKIWIEVGAVLSTIGLYEAQLSSSAYQLLGMAEIGILPKFFGVRSKWFRTPWLGIMSSTLISIGVSYMNFTDIISSANFLYGLGMLLEFASFLWLRWKSPSIERPYRVPLRLPLLAVMCFIPSGFLVFIMVIATKTVYLVSGVMTVAGIGFFLFINLCKTMKWVEFSVEEQKQIPSERLAL from the coding sequence ATGGGTGTCCAAGAAACACCTTCTGCAACTGCAACCGCAACAGCCGCCAAAGTGAAGAAACTCACTCTCATCCCTCTTATATTCCTCATCTACTTCGAAGTTGCCGGTGGTCCCTACGGCGAAGAGCCCGCAGTTAAAGCGGCGGGCCCCCTCCTTGCTCTCCTGGGCTTCCTCATATTCCCCATCGTCTGGGGCGTCCCCGAAGCCCTAATCACTGCCGAGCTAACCACCGCCTACCCCGGTAACGGCGGCTTTGTGCTGTGGGCGGAACGCGCCTTCGGCCCCTTCTGGGGCTCCGTAATGGGAACATGGAAGTTCCTCAGCGTTTGCATCAACATCGCATCATTCCCCGTCCTCTGCATCGAATACGTCCAAAAATACTTCCCCGTTCTCCGATCTGGCTGGCCCCGCCAGGTGGCAGTCATAGCTTCAACCCTGGCTCTCTCATTCCTCAACTACACCGGCCTCACCATCGTGGGTAACGTCGCTGTGTTACTCGCTGTGGTTTCTCTCTGCCCATTCGTGCTTATGTCCCTCATCGCCATCCCAAGGATTAAGCCCCATAGGTGGGTTAGCTTGGGTCAGAAGGGTGTTAAGAAAGATTGGAACACGTACTTTAACACGCTCTTCTGGAACCTCAACTTCTGGGACAGCGTTAGTACCTTAGCCGGGGAAGTTGATAAACCCAACAAGACTTTCCCTTTGGCTCTTTTTGTTGCTATCATTTTCATCTGCGCTTCCTACTTGATCCCTCTATTCGCCGTAATTGGAGCAGTTTCGGTTGACCAGAGGCAATGGGAAACTGGGTTCCTCGCGCAGGCTGCGGAAATGATCGCAGGGAAGTGGTTGAAAATCTGGATTGAAGTTGGGGCAGTGTTGTCGACAATTGGTCTTTACGAGGCCCAGTTGAGCAGCAGCGCGTACCAGCTTCTGGGCATGGCGGAGATCGGGATTCTGCCCAAGTTTTTCGGAGTTAGGTCAAAGTGGTTCCGCACGCCTTGGTTGGGGATTATGTCATCGACTTTGATATCTATTGGTGTGTCTTACATGAACTTCACCGACATCATTTCTTCGGCGAATTTCTTGTACGGTTTGGGGATGTTGTTGGAGTTTGCGTCGTTTCTTTGGCTGAGATGGAAGTCGCCCTCCATTGAAAGGCCTTACCGTGTTCCCCTGAGGCTGCCATTGTTGGCTGTGATGTGCTTCATACCCTCTGGTTTTCTGGTTTTCATAATGGTTATTGCTACCAAAACTGTTTATTTGGTGAGTGGTGTCATGACTGTTGCTGGAATTGGGTTTTTCTTGTTCATAAATCTCTGCAAGACAATGAAGTGGGTAGAGTTCAGCGTGGAGGAACAGAAACAAATCCCATCTGAAAGGCTTGCGCTGTGA